A genomic region of Acipenser ruthenus chromosome 9, fAciRut3.2 maternal haplotype, whole genome shotgun sequence contains the following coding sequences:
- the LOC117972737 gene encoding olfactory receptor 10G4-like — protein MATRNNTVGITEFIITGFNDLEHPKAVGIVILIIYSLILLGSTTNICIIASDKRLHTPMYFFICNLAIVDMMYSSSASVTMLTILLVGVKTVSYKPCAAQMFLYHLGDFMEAGAIGLMAFDRLVAISNPLRYHSILTNTRILLLVLTTWVINSAVVGTLAGITEGLPYCQTVLKYTFCDYPGLVRAACVNPDDYFVFPTIAVSLAIYGNFVFILLSYIWIICTVFKISSESRKHMFSTCFSHMIVVVCYFVPKFVANILTRVGLVLTIPERNGLHIVATLVPSLVNPVVYCLRTKEIRNRILRIFKDNTVIPSK, from the coding sequence ATGGCAACCAGAAACAACACAGTTGGAATCACAGAATTTATCATCACTGGTTTCAATGACCTTGAGCATCCAAAGGCAGTGGGAATTGTAATTCTGATTATCTATTCACTTATTTTACTAGGAAGCACCACCAATATATGTATTATTGCATCAGACAAACGTCTTCACACACCAATGTACTTTTTCATTTGCAATCTAGCCATTGTAGATATgatgtacagcagcagtgctagTGTGACAATGTTAACAATCCTTCTAGTGGGAGTGAAAACAGTATCTTACAAGCCCTGTGCTGCTCAGATGTTTTTGTATCACTTGGGTGATTTTATGGAAGCCGGTGCTATTGGTTTGATGGCCTTTGATCGATTGGTTGCAATTTCCAATCCTTTAAGATACCACAGCATCCTTACCAACACTCGCATACTGTTATTAGTGTTAACTACATGGGTAATAAACAGTGCTGTAGTAGGTACTTTAGCCGGTATAACTGAAGGACTCCCTTACTGTCAAACTGTTCTTAAATATACGTTTTGTGACTATCCTGGTTTGGTAAGAGCAGCCTGTGTTAATCCTGATGATTACTTTGTGTTTCCAACCATTGCGGTTAGTTTGGCGATTTATGGAAACtttgtctttattttgttatCATACATATGGATAATTTGTACAGTGTTTAAAATTTCCTCTGAAAGCAGAAAACACATGTTTAGCACTTGCTTCAGCCACATGATTGTGGTTGTTTGCTATTTTGTTCCCAAATTTGTTGCCAATATTCTTACTAGAGTTGGTCTTGTGTTAACAATCCCAGAACGCAATGGGTTACACATTGTCGCAACATTGGTCCCTTCTCTTGTAAATCCTGTGGTGTATTGCCTTAGGACAAAGGAAATAAGAAACAGAATACTCAGAATATTTAAGGATAATACTGTGATACCTAGTAAGTAA